The Candidozyma auris chromosome 1, complete sequence genome includes a region encoding these proteins:
- the ZCF16 gene encoding Zcf16p has protein sequence MVDVKTEDSSQKLISTKNGLLRVSQACDRCRMKKIKCDGATPCNKCSAIGFECTTSDKLSRRAFPKGYTVNLENRVKELEEEVNKLRSKLGQQGQGDLSQGQEQQQQQQQQQQQQQQNQSYQLQPQPQQNQFPQSQFKAESDDSANHSHTTTLKNNNNTIQINNPIDQIFNLGRKGVIIGNDNLNFESQFNHLLINLGLPFLKITNSHNYLLNDPDSYLYHPTYSNFNEFHNKDLDINYNPVTSAHDNGVNSQLPKDVYDLFIKLINNFKKIFNSKKELDQQIVQFFLNYNTFIPIFDFKRFMENYDAFHTMYPFMFTYDDATINGFNLSTHDYHVVNEYLVLVIQIYAMIYMNNPSLNLNLLLNHSHPNYIFRFRKDSSNESFIRSIYDFLPYLNVFCVSVEQLQVYLLFFYYSLLTNNKEKSLVLSSLINSFIGILGINLNSRNLFFNDLSLSLQERRTRVKIFWGFKVLLKCFNLKFGFKPSINTTVINPVTIERYFKLTPEKLSTLLEPQPGEELDPLFETLLKPSVEFLNLMNIIIPSSFSPNYYQYLKQDRQSGENPHQKKSHPNNLDWILNDDDGDGNDGNLNYNFTQFLTIDKNLSNWRYALEEKRLNLMPLHTKMGLPVLSSVGEDTLYHRVTFDGDSSKTFGLSEEGVIAYQNTGLPDIKTASQLIKMQLNFHYLLIRSSNYLNFVIDRELTQGYYVKIANISREVLAYFILIFEHIANSTEQTEGGFGAGANDSAVYNSFFSDPKRMAAGVMSPNLGIDVDEDGFVINDFSVKRRKSSYASSMNGRIKRKEIQPSPYNSMLNGLSLTIINFKKSIVLQMLYLLICTLKIAKKGGIMSADTIRVLNRSIGLFIKIFINYQPDANKYMKQKKVKEDDLFKRIINDELREEILKDKRHAEDSDDEDFGEHDIDWDDEDMDEDLKYLKILKYIKYKTNLLFEKSQQQRKRKQEMEKEQRSQPAQMQSMSHPSFDTQQHSNLQPGSTPVHDIKSSVQLPPIMPLNMGVYPNGPGSSLHYSGPLSPTIYGRQSVSKGNGLNNNLYLGEGTIKDEDVKSEEVANDLMNLRHGRSFSEQGAR, from the coding sequence ATGGTCGACGTGAAAACCGAAGATagcagccaaaagctcaTTCTGACGAAAAATGGGCTCCTACGGGTGTCGCAGGCGTGTGACCGATGCcgaatgaagaagatcaagtgTGACGGGGCCACCCCTTGCAACAAGTGCTCTGCCATTGGCTTCGAGTGCACAACCTCCGACAAATTGTCCCGACGAGCGTTTCCCAAGGGGTATACTGTGAATTTGGAGAATCGGGTGaaggagctcgaggagGAGGTGAACAAGTTGAGACTGAAGTTGGGCCAGCAAGGTCAAGGTGATTTGAGTCAGGGTCAAgaacagcagcagcagcagcagcagcaacaacagcaacaacagcaaaaTCAGTCATATCAGCTACAACCTCAGCCACAGCAGAACCAGTTTCCGCAACTGCAGTTTAAGGCGGAACTGGACGACCTGGCCAACCACTCTCACACCACCACcctcaagaacaacaacaatacAATCCAGATCAACAACCCAATTGACCAAATCTTCAACCTTGGCCGCAAGGGCGTCATCATAGGCAACGACAATCTAAACTTCGAGTCACAGTTTAACCACTTGCTCATCAACTTGGGGTTGCCCTTTCTCAAAATCACCAATTCTCACAATTACCTCTTGAACGACCCTGACTCGTACTTGTACCACCCAACATACTCGAACTTCAATGAGTTCCACAATAAGGATTTGGATATCAATTACAACCCCGTCACGCTGGCCCATGACAATGGCGTCAACTCGCAGTTGCCCAAGGACGTGTACgatctcttcatcaagctcatcaacaattttaagaagatcttcaattcCAAGAAAGAGTTGGATCAGCAAATCGTCCAGTTTTTTCTCAACTATAATACGTTCATTCCGatctttgatttcaagaGGTTTATGGAGAATTATGATGCGTTCCACACCATGTATCCATTCATGTTCACCTACGACGATGCCACCATCAACGGGTTCAATCTCCTGACCCATGACTATCATGTGGTAAACGAGTACTTGGTCCTTGTGATTCAGATCTACGCAATGATCTACATGAACAACCCATCATTGAACCTTAATCTTTTGCTCAACCACTCGCATCCGAACTACATTTTTCGCTTCCGCAAGGATTCCAGCAATGAGTCATTTATCCGCTCCATATACGACTTCCTACCCTACTTGAACGTGTTTTGCGTGTCTGTGGAGCAGTTGCAAGTCTATTTGTTGTTTTTCTACTACTCACTCTTGACAAACAATAAGGAGAAGTCCCTCGTTCTCTCAAGTCTCATAAATTCCTTCATTGGTATACTTGgcatcaacttgaactcaagaaacttgttcttcaatgacTTGAGCTTGAGCTTGCAGGAGAGAAGAACAAGGGTCAAGATATTTTGGGGCTTCAAGGTCTTGCTTAAGTGCTTCAACCTAAAATTTGGATTCAAACCGTCTATCAACACAACAGTGATCAACCCAGTTACCATTGAAAGGTACTTCAAATTGACCCCAGAGAAGCTTAGTACTTTGCTTGAACCGCAGCCGGGCGAAGAGCTTGATCCGCTTTTCGAGACTCTACTTAAGCCAAGTGTGGAGTTTTTGAATCTCATGAACATCATTATTCCATCCTCCTTTTCACCCAATTATTATCAGTACTTGAAGCAAGACAGACAAAGTGGGGAGAATCCTCatcagaaaaaaagccaCCCAAACAACTTGGACTGGATTctcaatgatgatgatggtgatggaAATGATGGTAACTTGAACTACAATTTCACGCAGTTCTTGACCATTGATAAGAATCTTTCCAATTGGAGGTATGCGCTCGAGGAGAAAAGGTTGAACCTCATGCCTTTGCACACTAAAATGGGTTTACCGGTGCTATCGAGTGTTGGAGAGGATACGCTTTATCACAGAGTGACGTTCGACGGGGACAGTTCTAAGACATTTGGGTTGTCTGAGGAAGGGGTGATTGCATATCAAAATACCGGTCTTCCAGATATAAAGACTGCGCTGCAGCTTATCAAGATGCAGTTGAACTTCCACTATCTTTTGATTAGGTCCCTGAATTATCTAAACTTTGTTATTGATCGAGAGCTCACTCAAGGATACTATGTCAAGATTGCAAACATTTCGAGGGAGGTACTCGCATATTTCATTCTTATCTTCGAGCATATTGCGAACTCGACGGAACAAACTGAAGGCGGATTTGGCGCTGGCGCCAACGATTCGGCTGTTTACAATTCGTTCTTTAGTGATCCCAAGAGAATGGCCGCAGGAGTCATGTCTCCAAACTTGGGAATTGATGTGGACGAAGATGGCTTTGTGATTAACGATTTCTCCGTTAAGAGGAGGAAACTGTCATATGCTCTGAGTATGAATGGCAGAATTAAGAGGAAAGAGATTCAGCCTTCACCATACAATTCGATGCTCAATGGCCTTTCGCTTACAATtatcaatttcaagaagtcaatTGTGTTGCAGATGCTCTATCTTCTCATTTGCACTCTTAAAATAGCCAAGAAGGGTGGTATAATGAGTGCAGATACAATCCGAGTTCTCAATCGAAGCATTGGACTTTTCATaaaaatcttcatcaactaCCAGCCAGATGCGAATAAATAtatgaagcaaaagaaggtgaaagaagatgatttGTTTAAACGCATTATCAATGATGAGCTTCGTGAagagattttgaaggacAAGCGTCACGCGGAAGACTCTGATGACGAGGATTTCGGGGAGCATGACATCGACTGGGACGACGAAGATATGGATGAAGATCTCAAGTACCTAAAGATCCTCAAGTACATAAAGTACAAAACGAACTTGTTGTTTGAGAAATCTCAacagcagagaaagaggaaacaggagatggagaaagagcaaagatCACAACCGGCTCAAATGCAAAGCATGTCGCATCCCTCATTTGATACACAACAACATTCGAATCTCCAGCCTGGATCCACACCTGTGCATGATATTAAGTCTTCAGTGCAGCTTCCTCCAATTATGCCTCTCAACATGGGGGTATACCCAAATGGCCCTGGATCGTCATTGCATTATTCTGGTCCACTTTCCCCGACCATATATGGAAGGCAAAGTGTAAGCAAAGGTAATGGGCTCAACAACAACCTTTACCTCGGTGAAGGAACCATAAAGGACGAGGACGTCAaaagcgaagaagttgcaaacgacttgatgaacttgaggcatggaagaagcttcagcGAGCAAGGAGCTCGTTGA
- the MRPL33 gene encoding mitochondrial 54S ribosomal protein uL30m, whose translation MSQNWFYRITQLRSTIGMPPVTRKNIAALGLKRRNQTVYQRVSAATAHRLRLVKELVRIDLLKENEIEEAKKQDKQKWPKGFAQVGKL comes from the coding sequence ATGTCGCAAAATTGGTTTTATCGCATAACTCAGCTAAGGTCCACGATTGGCATGCCTCCAGTGACCAGAAAAAACATCGCTGCTCTCGGcttgaaaagaaggaaccAGACAGTTTACCAGCGAGTCTCAGCTGCGACTGCTCACAGACTCAGGTTAGTGAAAGAGTTGGTGAGGAttgatttgttgaaggaaaacGAGATcgaggaggccaagaagcAAGATAAGCAGAAATGGCCCAAGGGATTTGCTCAGGTGGGCAAGTTATAG
- the FLC1 gene encoding flavin adenine dinucleotide transporter has protein sequence MNFILLLFLLWTPAWARRTLSATSLVTCMDNSQVSPSYFKVTFDADNRALRYNLDLNSEISGKVMAHVQVFAYGFVIIERDIDMCDIGWKQFCPMYPGAMQIESVEYIGKKEVDMIPGIAYTVPDIDAVVKVLVRNAETGQILSCLQSSFTNGKTVSQTGIKWATAVIAGLGLLIAAVMSTFGNSNAASHIATNAVSLFMYFQSVVVVSMQHVQRVPPIASAWAENLAWSMGLIRTDFMQKIFRWYVQSTGGSPTLYFKNVDKQILVQRAQEMASQRYQRSTDILPRDLDFALNSNRNLRVLRGIKRIGFNSHIEPTSIVVTGFTFFVLCGFLLTVILFFLRSGAVLLIRYNAMNPNRFSHLRKNFSTILKGALLRYLYIGFPQLVILSLWEFTVHDSPAVIVIAVLFLITALGIIGFSFYQTWRYGKLSIRRHNNPAALLYGDSKILHKYGFCYTMFNAQKYWFGGVIIGYTLIKGIFIGLCQGSGKTSTLVLFILDLAYTIYLFVMKPYMDKSTNILNYCVAVVTTVNSFLFLFFSELFGQPAQVSSIMGWIFFILNAAFSLILLVMILVLIGFALLSRNPDSRFAPAKDDRTSFLRKSSVKRSSRNLRGDDKANNELSALGAAAQDHSEDWENEMYRLNEASNTSASSNDHSHDDEKFASVNELSSPAVELEEQEEEPTSKKTAVGKFKDKITRKLSKKEDRNMRLSDTIKEDETAAPHSDSLTHINQHARGVSSVSETGFSEYSTQRPTEGKDIL, from the coding sequence ATGAACTTCATCCTTCTCTTGTTCCTTCTATGGACCCCGGCGTGGGCCCGAAGAACACTTTCGGCAACGTCCCTCGTTACGTGCATGGACAACTCCCAGGTCAGCCCCTCGTATTTCAAAGTGACATTTGACGCCGACAATAGAGCCTTGAGGTACAACTTGGACTTGAACTCCGAGATCTCGGGCAAGGTCATGGCCCACGTTCAAGTCTTTGCCTACGGtttcgtcatcatcgaaAGAGACATTGATATGTGTGATATTGGCTGGAAACAGTTCTGCCCCATGTACCCTGGGGCGATGCAGATCGAGTCTGTCGAGTACattggcaagaaagagGTGGACATGATTCCCGGAATCGCCTACACCGTGCCCGACATCGATGCGGTGGTCAAGGTTCTTGTGAGAAATGCTGAAACGGGCCAGATATTGAGTTGCTTGCAGAGTTCCTTCACCAACGGAAAAACTGTGTCTCAGACAGGCATCAAGTGGGCCACGGCGGTGATTGCCGGGTTGGGCTTGCTTATTGCGGCGGTGATGTCGACGTTTGGCAACTCCAACGCTGCTTCTCACATCGCCACCAACGCAGTGTCCTTGTTCATGTATTTCCAgctggtggtggtggtgtcGATGCAGCACGTGCAAAGAGTGCCTCCTATCGCCTCTGCCTGGGCAGAAAACTTGGCTTGGTCTATGGGTTTGATCAGAACTGACTTCATGCAGAAGATCTTTAGATGGTACGTTCAGTCCACAGGAGGTTCCCCGACTTTGTACTTTAAAAACGTCGACAAGCAAATTTTGGTGCAACGTGCCCAGGAGATGGCTTCTCAGAGATACCAGAGAAGCACAGACATTTTACCAAGAGATTTAGATTTCGCCTTGAATTCAAACAGAAACTTGCGTGTGCTCAGAGGCATCAAGAGAATCGGGTTCAACTCGCACATCGAGCCTACTTCCATTGTGGTGACGGGATTCACGTTCTTTGTGCTTTGTGGTTTCCTTCTCACGGTGATCTTATTCTTCTTACGCTCGGGCGCTGTGCTTTTGATTCGTTACAACGCCATGAACCCCAACAGATTCTCTCATTTGAGAAAGAATTTCTCGACTATTTTGAAGGGTGCTTTGTTGAGATACTTGTACATTGGCTTCCCGCAATTGGTGATCTTGTCTCTTTGGGAATTCACCGTTCACGACTCTCCCGCGGTAATTGTCATTGCTGTGCTCTTCCTAATCACTGCCTTGGGTATCATTGGCTTCTCCTTCTATCAAACTTGGAGATACGGTAAGCTCTCCATCCGGAGACACAATAACCCTGCTGCTCTTTTGTACGGAGACTCCAAGATCCTCCACAAGTACGGCTTCTGTTACACCATGTTTAATGCGCAAAAGTACTGGTTTGGTGGTGTGATTATCGGTTACACCTTGATCAAGGGCATTTTCATTGGGCTTTGCCAGGGCTCAGGCAAAACTTCTACGCTCGTGTTGTTCATTCTCGATTTGGCCTACACCATCTACTTGTTCGTCATGAAGCCTTACATGGACAAAAGCACCAACATTCTTAACTACTGTGTTGCTGTGGTGACCACCGTCAACTCgttcttgtttctcttcttctcggaGCTTTTTGGCCAGCCTGCGCAGGTGTCGTCTATTATGGGATggatctttttcattttgaatGCAGCATTCTCGTTAATTTTGTTGGTAATGATTCTTGTGTTGATCGGCTTCGCTTTATTGTCGAGAAACCCAGACTCCAGGTTCGCACCAGCCAAGGACGACAGAacctctttcttgagaaagtcCTCTGTCAAGAGGTCGTCCAGGAACTTGAGAGGCGACGATAAGGCCAACAACGAGTTGTCCGCATTAGGTGCTGCTGCCCAGGACCACTCTGAAGACTGGGAGAATGAAATGTACCGGTTGAACGAGGCCAGTAACACGTCGGCCTCGTCCAATGACCACTCTCACGACGACGAGAAGTTCGCTTCTGTCAATGAGCTTTCAAGTCCCGCTGTGGAATTGGAGGAACAAGAGGAGGAACCCACTAGTAAGAAGACAGCAGTGGGTAAATTCAAAGACAAAATCACCAGAAAactttcaaagaaagaagaccGCAATATGAGACTCAGCGATACCATAAAGGAGGACGAAACTGCGGCGCCTCACCTGGACTCGCTAACACACATTAACCAGCATGCTCGAGGCGTGTCCAGCGTCTCTGAGACGGGATTCTCCGAGTACTCGACCCAACGCCCTACCGAGGGTAAGGATATTTTGTAA
- the BMS1 gene encoding GTPase BMS1: MDSSQQSNKPHRGSDGKKNTAKKKLHANGHNAKAFAVAAPKKLEKMARRTHDVNEKRYHVPMVDRTPDDDPPPVIVAVVGPPGTGKTTLIKSLVKKLTKSTLTEVKGPITVVSGKRRRLTFMEVNNDMNSMIDAAKIADLVLLLVDGNFGLEMETMEFLNIAQHHGMPRVLGVATHLDLFKSQSTLRTSKKRLKHRFWTEVYQGAKLFYLSGVLNGRYPDREILNLLRFISVMKFRPLKWRNEHPYLLADRVTDLTHPQQIAENPKTDRKVALYGYLHGTPLPSTNAHIHIAGVGDYYAHSVEKLPDPCPTPYFEQKLDEIEREKAKAAAESGEEVAPRRRRRKRLEDKQKIIYAPMSDVGGVLVDRDAVYIDVGDKQSFVAGEEKGEGEKLVTDLQEVQKTMHERFAEGPGLQLFSNSAHIENENELNESSDEEEAGLLQEAGSKGRTAMRKPRLYGKSVAEDDEFDDMDDVDSDQEMDEEEEEQPKMVEIDFGEAANGKAANDLEYAEDSELSSDDESEHYTAMARKLKGSIQRRWDINKLMYLDNIDPAEAVRRWRQEKVEENDEDDEEEDDIEEEDEDFFKKKSTGGQSEDLDTFIPKYPSLDELREKFDASRIEDSDDEYENGYRILKSRLLVAPKLEEGEKAGNDENDDDDEEEVYGDFEDLEDGENHEEEKEGEEKEGDGDDFADFEAEEAKDEDPEAHEDEENLTVEQKRELNAAKKAKLKMQFEDEEDREFGADDPEGDTEADTWYEFQKNKMAKQLEINKAEYEDMDPETRTKIEGYRAGSYVKIVFEKLPCEFVENLDPEYPIVLGGLLSTESRFGIMNVRIRRHRWHKKILKSQDPLILSLGWRRFQTIPIYTTTDSRTRNRMLKYTPEHAYCFASFYGPLVAPNTTFVGFNLVDQSSTTGSFRVAATGVVEDLNSSVEIVKKLKLVGHPYKIFRNTAFVKDMFSNSLEVAKFEGAAIRTVSGIRGEIKRALSKPDGYFRATFEDKVLMSDTIFLKTWYPVKVKKFYNPVTSLLLSKHNEWKGMRLTGQVRAENNIPTPIEKDSTYKKIEREERKFNPLKVPKSIRKELPFKSQIHEAKPQKKSTYMAKRAVVVDGDEKKMRDLVNKINTLKKDKEMKRKAKKSEKFSEKLKEIAKKEEAKKEKERERKREYFAKQGKKRSLESSEAGSAAFGSKRRR, from the coding sequence ATGGACTCGTCACAGCAGCTGAATAAGCCGCACCGTGGCAGCGACGGGAAGAAAAATACcgccaaaaagaagctccaTGCCAACGGCCACAACGCCAAGGCGTTCGCCGTGGCGGCACCTAAAAAACTCGAGAAAATGGCCCGAAGAACCCACGATGTCAATGAAAAACGCTACCACGTGCCCATGGTCGACAGAACCCCGGACGACGACCCGCCTCCGGTGATTGTTGCCGTGGTGGGGCCTCCAGGAACAGGAAAAACCACGCTCATCAAGTCGCTCGTGAAGAAACTCACAAAGAGCACTCTCACCGAAGTGAAAGGCCCAATTACCGTTGTGAGTGGCAAACGGAGGAGATTGACGTTTATGGAAGTCAACAACGACATGAACTCGATGATCGACGCGGCGAAAATCGCCGacttggtgttgttgctCGTGGACGGCAACTTTGGGCTCGAGATGGAAACCATGGAGTTTCTCAACATTGCCCAGCATCATGGGATGCCTCGAGTGCTTGGAGTGGCGACGCACTtggacttgttcaagagcCAGAGCACTCTTCGAACTTCCAAAAAGAGGTTGAAGCACCGCTTCTGGACCGAGGTGTACCAGGGAGCCAAGCTCTTCTACCTCTCAGGAGTGCTCAATGGAAGGTATCCAGACCGAGAGATTTTGAACTTGCTTCGGTTCATATCGGTGATGAAGTTCCGACCTTTGAAGTGGAGAAACGAGCACCCTTATTTGCTAGCAGACAGAGTGACCGACTTAACGCATCCACAGCAAATTGCTGAAAACCCGAAAACCGACAGGAAAGTCGCCCTCTACGGCTACTTGCACGGCACGCCGTTGCCTTCTACAAACGCACACATCCACATTGCTGGAGTTGGCGATTACTACGCCCACAGTGTGGAGAAACTTCCAGATCCGTGTCCAACGCCGTATTTTGAGCAGAAGTTGGATGAGATCGAAAGAGAGAAAGCCAAAGCGGCTGCTGAGTCAGGTGAGGAGGTGGCGCCTCGAAGAAGACGCAGAAAGAGACTCGAGGACAAGCAGAAGATCATCTATGCGCCAATGTCTGATGTGGGAGGTGTTTTGGTTGACCGAGACGCTGTGTACATTGATGTTGGAGACAAGCAGTCGTTTGTGGCCGGGGAGGAAAAGGGAGAAGGCGAAAAACTCGTCACCGACTTGCAAGAAGTCCAGAAAACGATGCACGAGCGATTTGCTGAGGGTCCAGGATTGCAGTTGTTTTCGAATTCGGCACACATTGAAAATGAGAATGAACTAAACGAGCTGCtggacgaagaagaagcaggattgcttcaagaagctggcAGCAAGGGCCGTACGGCCATGAGAAAGCCACGTTTGTACGGGAAATCTGTGGCTGAAGACGACGAATTCGACGATATGGACGATGTTGATCTGGATCAGGAAAtggatgaggaggaggaggagcagcCCAAAATGgttgaaattgattttggcGAAGCCGCCAACGGCAAGGCCGCTAACGACTTGGAGTACGCAGAAGACTCGGAATTATCTTCAGACGACGAAAGTGAACATTACACTGCCATGGCCAGAAAACTCAAGGGCTCCATTCAGCGTCGCTGGGATATCAACAAGCTCATGTATTTGGACAACATCGACCCTGCAGAAGCCGTCAGACGATGGAGACAGGAAAAAGTCGAAGAAAACGACgaagacgacgaagaagaagacgacattgaggaggaagacgaggattttttcaagaaaaagtcCACCGGTGGCCAATCTGAAGATTTGGATACGTTTATCCCCAAGTACCCTTCGCTTGACGAGCTTCGAGAGAAATTTGACGCCAGCAGGATAGAAGATAGTGATGACGAGTATGAGAACGGGTACCgcattttgaagagccgTTTGTTGGTTGCGCCAAAACTCGAAGAAGGTGAGAAGGCTGGTAATGACGAaaacgacgacgacgatgaagaagaagtgtaTGGAGACTTTGAggatcttgaagatggcgAGAATCacgaggaggagaaggaaggagaagaaaaggaaggaGATGGCGATGActttgctgattttgaggCGGAAGAGGCCAAAGACGAGGATCCAGAAGCTCACGAGGACGAAGAGAACTTGACGGTGgagcaaaaaagagaacTCAACGCCGCCAAAAAGGCCAAGCTCAAAATGCAATtcgaagacgaagaagaccgAGAGTTTGGTGCTGACGATCCCGAAGGCGATACCGAGGCAGATACGTGGTACgagtttcaaaaaaacaaaatggCCAAGCAGTTGGAAATCAACAAGGCCGAGTACGAGGACATGGACCCAGAAACAAGAACCAAAATCGAAGGCTACCGTGCTGGGTCATACGTGAAGATCGTGTTTGAAAAACTCCCCTGTGAGTTTGTGGAAAATCTCGATCCAGAGTACCCCATTGTGTTGGGAGGCCTCTTGTCGACGGAATCTCGTTTTGGCATCATGAACGTGAGAATCAGAAGACACAGATGGCACAAGAAGATTCTCAAGTCGCAGGATCCGTTGATTCTTTCGCTTGGATGGAGAAGGTTCCAGACCATTCCGATTTACACCACCACAGACTCGAGAACGAGAAACAGAATGTTGAAATACACCCCTGAGCACGCCTACTGTTTTGCGTCGTTTTACGGCCCGCTAGTGGCGCCCAACACGACGTTTGTCGGGTTCAATCTTGTGGATCAGTCGTCAACCACAGGATCTTTCAGAGTGGCTGCAACTGGAGTTGTTGAGGATTTGAATTCGTCGGTGGAAATCGTGAAAAAACTCAAGCTTGTGGGCCATCCATACAAGATATTCCGCAACACGGCGTTTGTCAAGGACATGTTCTCGAATTCGTTGGAAGTGGCCAAGTTCGAAGGAGCGGCGATCAGAACAGTTTCTGGAATCCGAGGAGAGATCAAAAGAGCGCTTTCCAAGCCAGACGGGTACTTCCGGGCGACTTTTGAAGACAAGGTGTTGATGTCTGATACCATTTTCCTCAAAACGTGGTATCCagtgaaagtgaagaagttctACAATCCAGTGACGTCTTTACTCCTCAGCAAGCACAATGAATGGAAAGGAATGAGACTCACGGGCCAAGTGAGAGCGGAAAACAACATTCCAACGCCAATCGAGAAGGATAGCACTTACAAGAAAATCGAGCGAGAAGAGAGGAAATTTAACCCGCTCAAGGTGCCCAAGCTGATCAGAAAAGAGTTGCCGTTCAAGAGTCAGATCCACGAAGCCAAGCcgcaaaagaagctgacGTATATGGCCAAAAGAGCTGTTGTTGTGGACGGAGACGAGAAAAAGATGAGAGACCTTGtgaacaagatcaacaCGCTTAAAAAGGACAaggagatgaagaggaaagccaaaaagagCGAGAAGTTcctggagaagttgaaggagattgccaaaaaggaagaggccaagaaggagaaggagagagaGCGCAAGAGAGAGTATTTTGCCAAGCAGGGCAAAAAGAGACTGTTGGAGCTGAGCGAGGCGGGTTCTGCTGCCTTTGGCAGCAAAAGGAGGAGGTGA
- the XYL2 gene encoding L-iditol 2-dehydrogenase, with protein MTKNPSLVLNKIDDISFEEFDAPTITSPHDVLVEVKKTGICGSDIHYYAHGKIGDFVLTKPMVLGHESAGVVAEVGSGVTSVKVGDKVAIEPGVPSRLSNEYKAGKYNLCPHMVFAATPESSPEKPNPPGTLCKYYKSPEDFLVKLPDHVSLELGALVEPLSVGVHAARLSKLSFGDKVLIFGAGPVGLLAAAVAKKFGAATVTVVDIFDSKLQMAKDIGAATHTINSKTASKPFSEHFTADDAPNVVLECTGAEICIQQGVLALAPGGRYVQVGNAGGYVKFPITELATKEATVYGSFRYGFGDYKTSVAILDENYNKGKENAQIDFEALITDRYSFKDAIKAYDHVRAGGPVKCIIDGPE; from the coding sequence ATGACCAAAAACCCTTCTCTTGtgctcaacaaaatcgACGACATTTCCTTCGAGGAGTTCGACGCTCCAACCATCACCAGCCCCCACGACGTTCTCGTGGAGGTTAAGAAAACGGGCATTTGTGGCTCTGATATCCACTACTATGCTCATGGCAAGATTGGCGACTTTGTCTTGACCAAACCCATGGTATTGGGCCATGAGTCTGCAGGGGTGGTTGCTGAGGTTGGCTCTGGTGTGACGTCTGTGAAAGTGGGCGACAAAGTGGCCATTGAGCCTGGGGTGCCTTCAAGATTGAGCAACGAGTACAAGGCTGGCAAGTACAACTTGTGTCCTCATATggtgtttgcagccacgCCCGAGTCGAGCCCAGAGAAGCCCAATCCGCCAGGAACGTTGTGCAAATACTACAAGTCGCCCGAGGAtttcttggtgaaattACCAGACCACGTTTCGCTCGAGTTGGGTGCTCTTGTAGAGCCATTGAGCGTGGGTGTCCATGCTGCACGTCTTTCCAAGTTGTCCTTTGGCGATAAAGTGCTAATTTTCGGTGCTGGGCCTGTTGGATTGCTTGCAGCAGCGGTGGCCAAGAAGTTTGGCGCTGCCACGGTCACTGTGGTGGACATTTTCGACTCGAAGTTGCAGATGGCCAAGGATATTGGGGCTGCCACCCACACGATTAATTCGAAAACGGCTTCGAAACCTTTCAGTGAGCATTTCACTGCTGACGACGCTCCAAACGTTGTTTTGGAGTGCACAGGTGCTGAGATTTGCATTCAACAAGGTGTACTTGCTTTGGCACCCGGTGGAAGATACGTCCAGGTTGGTAACGCTGGCGGATACGTCAAGTTCCCCATCACTGAGCTTGCAACCAAGGAGGCTACTGTGTATGGCTCCTTCAGGTACGGTTTTGGCGACTACAAGACCTCGGTGGCCATCTTGGACGAGAACTACAATAAAGGTAAGGAGAACGCTCAGATCGACTTTGAGGCTTTGATCACAGATAGGTACTCCTTCAAGGACGCCATCAAAGCCTACGATCATGTGCGTGCTGGCGGCCCTGTAAAGTGCATCATTGATGGCCCCGAGTAG